CAGAAATTGGAAAAATACTACAGAGAATGAGGAAACATCCGTTTTTCTTGACTTCtacctttgtttttttttttttgataaatcgTCAAAACGCTATCtgacacttttttatgacaataagggacgagacgagctggacgttcagctgatggtaattgatacgccctgcccattacaatggagtgccgctcaggatacttgaaaaatccataaattctgagaggcactacaattgcgctcgtctccttgagacatgagatgttaagtctcgtttgcccagtaatttcattagctacggcacccttttgaccgaaacacaataatacttacacattactgcttcacagcagaaataggcgccgttgtggtgcccataatctagccggcatcctgtgcaaagtagcactggtgaaatgaaataaatacttaaattctCATATACGATTTTTTGAACCTGactcttataattttaatatgccTTAACTTGTCTGAATCTGCTGGTAAGTCACTCTCTTATCAGCCTCCCTTATGCGCCGCAGTAATGATATTGTTAGTTGTCGCTGCCAGCGTCATCACTAAGACACCTGTGACTTCGATTGAGTTCATTGCACCAGTTATAAACAGTGGCTAATCAAAGTTGTCATAAATTAACAGTTGACCAAGACTAAAGAAATTAAagagataaaattaataaatgaaaaaaaactaattttaaaattaattttaaatcattttaatttaaaattattgacagATGTATTCAATTATCAGGCTACCAAAGATAGTACCCTCATTCCGAGACAGATGAATAAGACAGTGCCATTATTACCTGAGCCCGTTCACACTAGGACGATTCGTGTTTTTGAcgaattattttttgaagtgaaacttctttagaatcgttgtgatttgaaacttcctccatgaaacgaaaaagcgagatgTAAAAATGTATAAGATTCAGCCGGAGAGAGTGAGATACGATGCAtcatacagtgttttggtaccaggcgatcatagttgacgaagagattgtcttatttatgacgcgagtataccttaatatactctgacgtcatgcgctcgACGTATTACttcatagacaccaggagaacaaaAATTTGGTAGCGGTAATAgtgtaatgtctttcatagcggttgaaatgatgtgtcatcctagcaacatgtaccaggacttcatatgcagttaagacgtttaatgtaaattttgcatcggatacagcgattcgggtaattgagtttttggacgccaaattaaatttgaaaatgtgcagcagtcgcactgtTTCAACAACAAGTTCAAAAACATTCTCTTGAACCATTTATCGATCGGATGCCTCGCACTCGGGCATCAGTTCATCAAGATACATAATTAGACTGAATTCAATCACGAATCGAATGTGAACATCAATAAGTGTTTTCTGACGAATCGTGAAAAAACACCATTCCGTATGCAATATGAATGTCATCTGTCATGACGCATCGTTTTTTTTTGACGAATCGTCAATGAGGTATTCCGTGTGAATGCGCCCTAACCGTGATaaattgtgttataataatgctGGTCTGGCTTTaatgactaaataaaaaaaaaacaatagttattaattttttatgaatagtCATTGTGTTTCTCATTCGCAAATTTTTCTGATATTATAATGAGATTTGGCTAACAAAGAGACGAATTTCTGTGATAGCATAGTTAGTAGGCACGAAGACAAATGTcatatttgaaactttttattCGCTTGGTGGATCGAATGTATGTATAATGGACTATGGATGGGTACAAAGAAACCTTCTGTGTTGGTGAACAAGATCTGTCTGTCTGTACATGTAACATTTGAACTAAAAAGGCAATCAAAGCAGTGATGGAAAacattcgaagaaatcctgttcgaaagcaaaataatttatgttggaaattaaatataaaccaaGCACGTACTTTTAAAGATGACTATGAATGTTTTGGACTTTTTAGACATACTGGTCACTATTAACCAATACTtacctttaaaattaataaggaaaaaaattatgtctTAAGCGGTACGTCAAAGCGGGAGgtcaaagaagaaaaaaatattagatattgACGAGTAGTTAGTCAACAGAGaccaacgtgggcactatccgacatGAGAGGTGGTTTGGCGGGATGATACTTATTAACTCATTAAGCACTGACTGACCTATAATTTGGTATTTTTTACTAtgttttattacatataatttcaaaataaatatttagtcttGTAATTTATCAGTGTTTGTTACCCGCGTAAATTACCGCCTGTATATACAGAGCCTTAACACCGCCAATTGTTTTGTCCCAAGAAATTTCGAATCTGTAAAATACGTATTATAATATCTACTActgaatttattcaaacaaaacaaatcttatactatcatttacaatactatgattacaataaattaaaactatcattatgggCAAacgtatcattattatttgtatcATCTACTAAGgataaaaattttgtattcaaattcaatataggatgtgacatcacttattgaaagtcaaaaactaccacccattccaaagtgaatgcctcggacctgagaagaacgggcgcaacaaactcagcgggcttttttttcatcgaaaaatatgtttacaaagtaatattgtacaattaaacttataatttaatagcctgagggtggtcactccattcccaatcagtggtattattaagaaagtcatttatgttatagtaacctttaccacacaaacgttttttaacaattcttttgaataacgtaatacttttgttttgaacattttctgaggTCTTGTTGTaagagcatatacatcgccccacaaaagacttactaactcgacttagccgagtagtaggcattaaagtttatgtctgttcctggtctTAACATTATCTCTTTGAGTTGAAAAACTTTACACTTTTAACAgagaattattattgaaaataccaGCAGAATTTTTAAAGGTtatttgtggaatcaatttaTCAATTACAGGCATCGACTTCAAGCAGAAGATTATAAATTTGGACGGAGTCCCGATCAAATTGCAGATATGGGACACCGCGGGACAGGAAAGATTTCGAACACTCACGACGGCTTACTACCGTGGTGCAATGGGCATCATTCTGATGTACGATATTACTAACTTGGAGTCCTTCAACCATTTGTCTTATTGGCTGCGGAATATACAAGAAGTAAGTTCGTAGACTACATAATTAGCTGTATTCCATTTCATGGGATCATTAACAATTTTAACTATCCTTCTGTTACGTATGGTTTCATTGCTTAATTCTAAATTAGGTATGCTCAAAAATGACATTTTTGAAGTCTgtgtaagttaaatatttttataaatcaaagtcaaaatcaaataaacttaaaacataaTAGGCTTAAATTAAGGGCTTTTGAAtggtcactacaaatatttattttaaattaccgaATTAACAATATAGCAATCTTTATTATAAATCCTTCATACATTACTTAGTTCACTTaattctacttaatattattatactataataacaatacaagtaatggaaCATACACGACATTTTTCTGGACAAACAACaccaaatacatcaaaataattttcaaatattcacaatgcATTTGAAAATAATCGTACCACTAATCCCGTAGGATAAGTAGTGTTtctaatagttaattaaaatattttagttgtcactagcattaaactaggccgggcctgtattttaatactagttacttcCTTTAATATGTTCGTAAATTCGAGCACGTGCGAagaacatacatacaaactcaacggctactctttttaatcaaatagttttacaatggctgtaatatacaaaacaagtTTGTAacgtgctgcatccaatatattaatcgtgtttaaaaaatataaattattttatataactgtataaatttaaattatcgttTATTGGATGCCACAAtcttttaaattgattaaatttgTATACCAACATTACGTCCCAGCTAAATTTACTAATATACGAATGCCAAACGAAGTCACGGGcacagctagtaatttataaataaaatctattgcAAGACGGGTCGGAAAAGGCCGCAGTAATAATTATTACCTGTGAATACACAATGATAGTATTTTATGGCGGTGTATTTGCTCTTCGTAAAGTTTAGGAGTAATctacttatatttttgtatatgtttgtttgtttattttatattcagtatatccatttatttattttgtttatttcttattaacaaattacatattatataaaaaattgttgtaCATATATAAACTCATTCGAGTTTTATCGTGTACAAAAGGTCGTCggaatacaattaataaatttgaagtGTAATacctaattaattataaaagaaaaaggaaacaattttaaactacatgaaaatattaattatggagaaaaaaaacaaaacaaaagcataaaaatttaggtgctaagaaattagatgaacaacattacaaactaaataatatgattttcaGTATGCTTCTCCTGACGTGATCAAGGTTTTAGTGGGTAACAAATGCGATGTCAATGAAAACCATAGAGCTGTTCCAAAGGAAAGAGGTCAAAAGGTAatttaaacaacaatatttcaaattatttttattttattttcgtaaCATAATATTGATGCATTCTATGCTTAATCCTGCATCAGTTCACGCATAAACCTACACAGGTTTCTGTGGCGCATCTGAGActtaagttttcattgttatcttttttaaatattaataataataaaaaaaaatgtaatttccgTTAAGGATTCTTCATGGAGAATCTCTCACTCCAGGAATCTCCGGAAAAGGAGGCAGCATCGAACCAAAATTTCTAGCTATATGTCTTAGTACGATTCTTAAAAATAGTAGGTGttattctaataattattatttttccttATGTGTACAGATAGCAGATGACTTCGACATGCCATTTTTCGAAGTTTCTTGTAAGAATAATATCAACATCGAAGAAGCTTTCTTGACACTAGCGCGTAAAATAAGAGAATATCGAGAAACTAAGGTattttattagattttattCTTTTGAATTATATTCTTCCTACAGTGGCCTTTGTGGATGATACACCACGATTTAGCCACAAACGGCTTAGAGTATTTTATTCTTTTCACATGATATTTGTGATTTAATGTCATATCCTTATTACGTTTGTTGCGTTTCTTTGTACCGACCTCGTACGTACGCGCGCGGCGACACGCACTATTAGCGCAGCCACCTGCACGCACTCAAGCGCATAAGCACACGCCTGTAATACGAGCCATCTGTCTTCTAAACTCTGTACTTGAGGTAGCACCACAGTGTGATCTATTTGCCAGCTCGATGGAatgtttggtcaaagaatgtaagaaaagatttgagagttTGATGCCagtaagctctataaaataagataactagtttataattttcattgtttgttttttctttagtataatatctttgtaacgctttagatttaatctgtaatgttacattgtatctttgataaataaatatcagggtttgataatttatttacgttttactcatacatttaaattaatcttATCTATAAAACTCTCGTGTccggataataataatatagcattCTCTTGCCCGTTAGTCCCCTTTATTAGAAAAGGTCCATCAAAACTACTTTGTCACTTTTTTTGATCAGAAGTCCTAAAATTTCTAATGCACATGGGATCATGACTCTACCTACAAGATAGCAAAAAGTTATCGAACGAGATGGCACATTTAtagtgtaataaatataaataaacatagaaaagttgagttttcatataaaatgcagAGAATTTTTTTCCTCGACCTATCATAGGTACCCAGTCTGGCAAGTCTCTTTTTTGCCTTTGCCTTTGATCAGTTTGGCCACGATTCTACGGATTAATGAACTGTTTCAATACGAAATTCGCACTCGATGTCAGCGTGTCTTTTAAAGCAGGCCTAGTAATATCATTATCAGCCATTATAGTTTTAGGAACACAAGGCCGTCCCGATTTTTAATAGCTTTCGACAGAGCatttgataaatatataagctagaggtcccggcttcgaatcccggtattataatatgataaatatggatgtttgtttccgagtcatggatgtttatatgtttttgtatgtttaagtaagtatgtattaaatatatcattgtcttgcaataCCGGCATAGACTGTGCTATGGGTGCATATGGGTATATGAATGCCAGGcataatttggggcaagataattataagatataagtgtgtcaatattatattatgttagtatatCTATCGATAGTACGATATAGGTAGGAACATACGCCCGTTACTTTTGAAGTGTCAAggcgttccaaatttgaatattaataaaaaaagtttttattatattattattgatgtttgtttccaggcTGATGCATTCGAGTTGAAAGAAAGAGACAACGTAATTAAAGCGTCGGAGTCCGAGACGGACGTGTCTAAATGCAGTTGTTAgtgtaatttttgtaaatttaatatttattagattaGATATCCATGCAAATTACAACAGACAGGGTCCGAAGATTGAACAAGAGATTATTTAGGAATTTAAATCCTTTCCTATCCGTACAATTAATTGTGTTAAAGAATAGATAATTTCATTAATTGTACTCGGTAGCTTTCCTACGTTTtcatagtttttattaaagttgtATCTATAGTACTACGCCACTTCGAATTTCATAATTAGGTCCCATAAATAACCTTAATAAGTTAAAAGAAATTGTAACTCTAacgtaaattaatatgttaGGTTTCTAGCAGTTCTTGTCTATAGCTGATACATTTATTTGTCATACTCTTTTCAATGAAGATACGAGTAGGTAGATTGCGTTTTAAACATGATTGGTAGAGGAGACCGGGGTTCGACGTTCCGATTTTGGAGTCGGAGGCAATAGAAATGTTTAAAATCAACGATTCCTATATAAAATGGTGCATAATGTATCCTTGTTTCAAATTGTAAACTTAAGTTCTTTGAAATAAGCATATATTATTGCTCAGgatattttttctgtaaaaaGTCGACAAGGAACAACTCGCCCCACAAAGTGGCTGGTTGTTCCTCAGCTGAGGTAAGTTGTTCCGCTTATCAACTCCAGTCCCTAATAATGTAGTATTAGTTGGAaaggtattatataaaataaattaggtatatgtaattgaatatttattagaGTTTTATTTAGAAAAGTACAAAATCTTAATGTTTTTTACAAACttttcaacaaaattaaaaaatgtaatgaacataactacaaacataaaataataacaagcaTTAACTACCAGTTAATGGTGTAGTACAACCTAATTAAtagatttaagaataataaacatttttaatattactcaATCAACTTTGACAAACGTTTGcttgtcaaaaaaaaacaaaattatttcttttaatgaaaacacaaaaaataacaaattttaacatTTCGAGTTATAGTTTCTTAATTCAGTCTTATAGCAATGACTTTACTGAGATCAATAATCTAAACTTATAACCTACTCTGTAAAAACAGATTCTTTtcagtaacttaaaaaaaaaattattcagaGTCATCGTCAGAATTACAATTTTGACAAACATAAGAATGAACATCTTCAGATTTCAGGCATTTTGAATGAGCCCAATTCTTACACATGACGCATTCAATCCATTGTTCACCTGGTCGTGAGTTGGAATATAAATCGCAACATATTAGACAATACCATTCCATGGTCACTTCTTCACTATCACTTCCATGATTATCTTCTTGCAGTAGTTTCCTTTTCACATTTTCTTTACCATTTGCGGATTTACTTGCCACTTTATAATTTCGCTTTTTTTTACCAGTTACTTTATTCTTTCTGACTCTTTTTTCAACTTCCTTCGTCTTTATTTTACTATTGCTCTTTACTTTTCTTGCTTTTCCTTCAGCCAAAGCATTCTTTTCAGGCGTATCTGTCAGTATTGCTGATTTTCTTATTCGTCGCTTAGTTGTTACACACGATCTTGGCGGTGCTTTTGGTAAAGGTTTAATTGCTTCAGGTGAAAATATGGTAGATGTGGCTTGAATGACAACATTATTTGGCAAATTAGCAATGTTCGAGGATCCTGGTTGAGGTTCATTGGTTGCTGATTCTATTCTTGCTGGACGTTATCTGGGACGGTTTCCATATCATGATCCACCTGAGGCTCATTAACGTCTGCTAATCCTTGAAGCTGTGGTTTCACATTTCCCAATCCCAATGAAATATTAGCGGTGTCGGGCATTGGTCGATCAGTAACGAACGACGGGGCAAAATCTTCATCCGTAAATATATCAGGGTTGAATGGACTCATGCCTGCCTTTTTAAATGCGTTCATAATGTTATTTGGTGTAGCTGCTAAAGGCCATGCATGTTTGACAATTCCAGGTATCTCATAAATAGACATTGTCTTACCTGGGTTATTACGTAGCCAGTTTTCTTGCGCTTTGGCACAATACGTTTTAAACGGTCCATTAACGCCAACATCTAGTGGTTGCAAATTATGGTCACAATGTGGCGGGAAAGACAACATTATAACCGAATTTGCCTTTGCCTTTTCAACCACATCAATGTCAACATGTGATTGATGGTTATCAAGCAATAACAATACGGGGTCTTCGGGAGTGGGCtttgtatgttttataaaatggtCCATAAATATGAGGAATTCTGTAGCCGTCATCCATCCCGAGCTATTTCCAGCTCCAATACTCTCCGTGGGACCATCTTGAAGAAATAAGTCCTTATATTTAAGGCGCGGAAAAATAAACATAGGTGGTACAGTATTTCCCACTGCATTTGCTGCAAGTTCAACGGTAACTAAAGTTCCTCGCTCCGCAGACACTATGGCACCCACTTGTTTAACGCCTTTTGCAGCGACTATTTTCTTCGGCTTCAATAAAGTGGTAACACCTGTTTCGTCCAAGTTCCAAATTCTAGACGGTAGCATGTTATATTTCAAAATGACGTCTCCAAGCTTGCTAAAGAATTCATTAATGTTGTGTCGGTTAAAAGAGGATGCGCGTCCTGCACTAGTGGCTTCCGGAGCTCTTATGGACGATGACGGATTTCTTTTCAGAAAACTAGTGAACCAATCAGCTCCAGCTTCTTTATTTCTATGCCAAGAGACTGGAATATTAGGCATGTCAAATTTGACAGCGCAACTATATGCCAACTTCCTTACTTCTTCTGGCAAAAGACCGAAGTAAATTGatgaacattttaataaataatccgCCAATGTCTTCTCTTGGTTGAACACCTGTCTAGAATAGTAACCCACAGTAGGTGTTACACCAGCTTTCAACTTTTTGACAAAGCGAAACAAAAACCTTGTCCCGTTCGGTTTTTCGTTTATAGTTTCTCAtcctaaaacaaattttaattttattatttacgtgCTCGCAACGGGGCAGGTTGTTCCGCGGAACAACTAGCCCCCCACCAGAGGAACTTGGAACCCCAAATTCCATTTTCTAAAGTAACATCCAATTATGATAGAATACgtttgaaaaagccaaaaacgATATTAAAAAGTTAATCACTGTAGTTTGCTCGACAGATAATAGCAAGTAACACACAAATAGCTAGAAAATTGATTGAAATAGACCAAAAAGTATGATGACGAAAAAATTTACTTACGTGATGTTTGAGTGTCACAAATCGACTACCACGCTAACACGCGGGCAGACCGTCACTAAGATGACTGACGCAATGGCGCGATGATATGACGTTTCGCGATGCACTTCACACTTATTGCTATCTCTTTTCTTCGCGGAGCTATTTCAATCGCAACAACTTGCCCCCGGCACTTTGAACCCCGGCCTCCcctacacaaaaataaatatcgcTTCAGCGCCTTCTATTATATTCTTCCAACTgtgtcttttattatttattattatttaattttcttcaGTAACGTCGTAAATCAGAGCTGCATGTCACCATATTTAACTGTCACAAATAATGtgtttcaaaaacaaaaaagcaTTAAGTACCATTTTTCTTAAAGGCAGTAAGTATTAACATAATTTGCTTCATTAACAAACGGGGAAAAAAGGTACTTAGTTctaattaatatacaatataaagttaattaatcacttatattattataaaatagttgTAGTTATCCATATCCAGAACTCTGTAGGGGGAAAAggataaaactataaaaaaacaaattataaagttGTTGAACCGAAAGTGGTGTTGTTAAGTCTGTTGTAAATATGCTTTGGACATAATATCAGActtataggtacatatatattAATCAAATGTAGATTAAGAATAATCCCAAAAAAAGCTTTCGTAACTTAATAATTGGGTGTCTACACTGTGATAATATGAGCTATTATTCGAAACAGGCTACATTactgcatttatttttaattcattattaataagtatatttattattgtttagtaGAAACACCTTACAAACAAAAGGTTTTTAAATGAAAGCTacaaatttaagtattattttgaggttatgtgttGTAGGTAtacacataacctcaaaataatACTAACtagtgtttaatttatttaaggttTTTACACAATACGCTTTGGATAAGAAGTCCCTAAACGAAATGCAAAGTATAAGGCTTTTTCGAATGGTTGGCTTCCATTAGAGACTGTATTCACGCTTTACTT
The nucleotide sequence above comes from Leptidea sinapis chromosome 12, ilLepSina1.1, whole genome shotgun sequence. Encoded proteins:
- the LOC126967242 gene encoding ras-related protein Rab-8A; the encoded protein is MALDFSATYKLLVLGDSNVGKTCIVHRYCDERYYDIYISTIGIDFKQKIINLDGVPIKLQIWDTAGQERFRTLTTAYYRGAMGIILMYDITNLESFNHLSYWLRNIQEYASPDVIKVLVGNKCDVNENHRAVPKERGQKIADDFDMPFFEVSCKNNINIEEAFLTLARKIREYRETKADAFELKERDNVIKASESETDVSKCSC